GCGGTGGCGAGGGGCCGCCCGGCGCCGGTCCCCGCGAGTGCGACCCGCAGACCGGAGCCGCCGGAATCGACACCGAGGACGACCTCCTCCCCGTCCCCGGCGCTCACGCCGGCCGCCCGGCGCCGGGCGGCGGGGGAGTGGCCGGGCACGGGGTCCCCCCGTGCCCGCGTGAGCGACTGGGCGACCTCATGGACCGGCTCCGGAGGGGAAGAAGGGGCGGGACGACGAGGGCACCTTAACCCCGCTCCGCTCCGGGGGACCCGGCTGATCGTCACTGTCCTTGTGGGCCGGTAGGGTGACGGACTGTGGCAGCACGACCGTTGAACGAACTTGTCGAGCCCGGCTGGGCCGAGGCGTTGCGTCCCGTCGCCGGACAGATCGCGGCGATGGGCGATTTCCTGCGCGCGGAGATCGCGGCGGGCCGTACCTACCTCCCCGCCGGGGCGAACGTACTGCGCGCCTTCCAGCAGCCCTTCGACGACGTACGCGTCCTGATCGTGGGTCAGGACCCCTACCCCACCCCGGGGATGGCCATCGGCCTCAGCTTCGCCGTGGCGCCGGACGTGCAGCGGCTCCCGGGCAGCCTGGAGAACATCTTCAGGGAACTCCACGGCGATCTCGGCCTCCCGCGCCCGTCCAACGGCGATCTGACGCCCTGGACCCGGCAGGGCGTCCTGCTGCTCAACCGCGCGCTGACCACCGCGCCGCGCAAGCCCGGCGCGCACCGCGGCAAGGGCTGGGAGGAAGTGACGGAGCAGGCCATCCGCGCCCTGGTCGCACGCGGCAAGCCGCTGGTGTCCGTCCTGTGGGGGCGGGACGCCCGCAATCTGCGGCCGCTGCTCGGCGACCTGCCGGCGGTCGAGTCCGCCCATCCGTCCCCGATGTCGGCGGACCGGGGCTTCTTCGGCTCCCGGCCCTTCAGCCGCACCAACGACCACCTGGCCCGTGCCGGGGCGCAGCCGGTCGACTGGGCCCTGCCCTGAGGGCTGTCCCGTAGGCTCCGGACCGGCGGCGCCCGCCGCCGAGGTGGAGGGCGCCGCCGGGCTCACACCTGCGCGGCCCGCACGCACAGCACGTCCGGCAGGTGCGACAGGATCTGCCGCCAGCTGTCCCCGTCGTCGGTGCCGGCGTACACCTCGCCGTTGCGGTTGCCGAAGTAGACGCCCGCCGGATCGGCGTCGTCGGTGCACAGCGCGTCGCGCAGCACCGTGCCGTAGTGGTCGCCGTCCGGCAGCCCCCGGGTCAGCGGCTCCCAGGTCTCTCCCGCGTCCGTCGTACGGAAGACCCGGCAGCGCCGGCCGGCCGGGACGCGGTCGGTGTCGGCGTTGACCGGGAAGACGTACAGGGTGTCCGCGCGGTGCGGGTGCGCGGCGGCGGCGAACCCGAAGTCCGAGGGGAGGCCCGCCCCGATGTCCTTCCAGGTGTCCCCGGCGTCGTCGCTGCGGAACACGCCCCAGTGGTTCTGGAGGTAGAGCCGGTCGGGATCGGCCGCGTCCCGGGCGACCTTGTGCACGCACTGGCCGAACTCCGGCGCGGGGCCGGGCAGGAACACGGCGGAGACGCCCTTGTTGGACGGCCTCCAGTGCTCCCCGCCGTCCTCGGTGCGGAACACCCCCGCCGCCGAGACGGCCACCGTCACGGCCCGGGGGTCCCTCGGATCGGTCAGGACGGTGTGCAGCCCCTCGCCGCCCCCGCCGGGCACCCAGCGGGACCGCGTCGGGTGCTCCCAGAGCGGGCGGACCAGCCCGAAGGACTCGCCGCCGTCCTCGGAGCGGAACAGGGCGGCGGGCTCCGTCCCGGCGTAGACCACGCCGGGGGCCTCGGGCCCGGCCGGGTGCAGCTGCCAGACCCGCTCCAGCGACGCCCCGGTGAACCGGGGGAACTTCACGGCGGGCTGCCCGGGTTCGGTCCAGGTGGCTCCCAGGTCGTCGGAGCGGAAGACGGACGGCCCCCAGTGCGCGCTGTCCCCGCCCACCAGGATCCGGGGCGTCCTGCCCCGGGTGTCGATACCGATCGAGTAGACGGCCTGGGCGTTGAAACAGGGGTCGCCGAACTCCCAGCGCCCCCCGCGCCTGCGGCCGACGAAGAGTCCTTTACGGGTGCCTACGGTGAGCAGTACATCGGACATGGCCGGTCTCCCGAGACGTCGTTGTGCCGGATACGGCCAGTCTGCACCGCACCACTGACAACGGCCCGCAGCCGCGGCACCGGCCCGCCACGGCACCGGCCCGCCGTGGTCCGGGCACCCGCCGGCCGGCGTACCGGCGGAGACCCGGGGCACCGGGCGGCCGGCGCTCCCCGCGGGTCGCCGCGCGTAGACCCGGAGCCGGACCGCCCGGCGGCGCATGGCCCCGGCCCGTGTCCCTCCGGCCGCGGCCCGCCCCGCTCACCGGGAGGGCGGGGCCGTACTGCTGCGCTCCACCAGGCTGGTCGCCAGGTCGACCCGGGTGGTCGCGGGCCGCCTGCCGCGGCCGAGGTCGAGCACCAGGCGGGCCGCGGTCTCGGCCATCTCGATGAGCGGCTGGCGCACCGTGGTCAGAGGCGGGCCGACCCAGCGCGTCACCGGCAGGTCGTCGAAGCCGATCACGCTGAGGTCCTCCGGGATGCGCAGCCCCAGCTCGCGTGCGGCCTCGTAGACGCCGAGCGCCTGGAGGTCGTTGCCGGCGAAGATCGCGGTGGGCGGCTCCGGCAGCCGCAGCAGGTCCAGTGCCGCGCTGTAGCCGTCCTCGTGGTTGAACTCGCCCTCGCGTACCAGCGCGGGATCCATCGGCAGGCCCGAGGTCTCCAGCGCGGCGCGGTAGCCGTCCAGCCGGGCCCGGCTGCACATCATGCGCGCCGGCCCGCCGATGACGCCGATGCGCCGGTGCCCCAGGCCCGTCAGATGGCGGGTGGCGGCGAGGCCGCCCTGCCAGTTGGCGGCACCGACGGACGGGATGTCGTCACCGGGGTCGCCGGCCGGGTCGACCACGACGAACGGGATGGAACGGCTGTTCAACTGGGCGCGCTGGGCGGCGTCGAGGTCGGAGAGCACCAGGATGACTCCGGCCGGGCGGCGTGCCAGCACCCCGTCCACCCAGGTCTGGCCGGGGGTGAGCCGGCCGGCGCTCTCCGAGAGGACCAGGCTCAGCCCCTCCTCCCGGGCGACGTTCTCGACACCCCGTACGACCTCCATCGCCCACGCGCTGTCCAGTTCGTGGAAGACCAGATCGATGAGCTGGGACTGCTGGGAGGCACCTCGCCGGCGGCGGTAGCCGTGCCGGAGCAGCAGTTCCTCCACCTTCGTACGAGTGCCGGGAGCGACGTCCGCGCGGCCGTTCAGGACTTTCGAAACTGTCGGAGCGGAAACGCCGGCCGCTCGGGCGATCTCTGCCAGCGTGGCGGTGCTTTCCGACGACGGGTCGGCGGAGGCCTTCTCCTGTTGGGGCTGGACCTTTGCAGGGCTCATGCACGAATCGTAGCCGCACATCGCCCCCGGCCGGAGCCCGGACGGGGATCGCAAATCATTGTCCCCACCCTCTTGACGGGCTCGAAACGCGACCGTACGGTTCCGGCAACATTCGAAAGGCACGCCGAAACATTCGACAGAGGTGCGGTCATGCGGTCGGGTATTTTCACTCAGGGCTCACGTACGACGAGATGGGCCGCGGCGGGCGCCGCGCTGGCCATGGCGGGCATGCTGGCCGGCTGCGGCTCCGGTGACAGCGGATCGGACGGCGGCACCATCACCGCCTACGTCTACGGCGACGACGCGGTCAAGGTCCAGCAAGCCGCGGTGGACTCGTTCAACAAGACCTCGAAGGTCAAGGTCAAGCTGGTGTCGGTCCCCGGCACCGACTACGTCAACAAGCTCCGCAGCGCCATGGGTTCGCCCAACGCGCCGGACGTCTTCTTCAACTGGGGCGGCGGCTCCATCAAGCCGTACGTCGACGCCGGGCAGCTGGTCGACCTGACCGGCACGGTGAAGAAGGACGCCACGCTCAAGGAGGGCTTCCTGCCCTCGATCATGGAGGCCGGCAGCCTCGACGGGAAGATCTACGGGGTGCCGATGCGCGGCATGCAGCCCGTGATGCTCTTCTACAACAAGGCCCTGTTCGAGAAGCACGGCGTCGAGGCCCCCAAGACCTGGGAGGACCTCCAGAAGGCCATCACCACCTTCAAGGACGCCGGCATCACCCCGTTCGCGCTCGGCGGCTCCGACAAGTGGCCCGAACTGATGTGGATGGAGTACCTCCTGGACCGCATCGGCGGCCCCGAGGTCTTCCGGAAGATCCAGAACGGCGACACCGAGGGCTGGGGCGACCCGGCGGTGCTCAAGACGGCGCAGACCGTCAAGGAGCTCATCGACGACGGCGCCTTCGGCAAGAACTTCAACTCGGTCGACTACGGCAACGGCGGAGCCCCGACCCTGCTCAACAAGGGCAAGGCCGCCATGCACCTGATGGGCTCCTGGGAGTACTCCACGCAGCTCGGCAAGGCTCCCGAGTTCGCGAAGAAGGACCTCGGCTGGACCGCCTTCCCGACGGTGGCCGGCGGCACCGGCGACCCGGCGAACGTCGTCGGCAACCCGACCAACTACTGGTCGGTGAACGCCCGCAGCGACCACAAGGAGGAGGCCATCGAGTTCCTGAAGACGATGGCCTCCGAGACCTACGCCAAGGCGCTGGTGGACAACGGTGACATCCCCACCACGTCCAACGCCGCGTCCATGCTGAGCAGCTCGCCCAACCCCCAGTTCGCCCAGGACCAGTACTCCCTGGTCCAGAAGGCTCCCAGCTTCACCCTCTCCTGGGACCAGGCGCTCGAGGCCCAGTACGCCACCCCGCTGCTCACCGAGATCAGCAAGCTGTTCGCCGGCAAGACCACGCCCGAGCAGTTCGTCGAAGCGATGAAGGCCGCCAAGTAACCATGTCGCACCACGCTCCGGTAGCGAAGTCGCACGGAGGCGGGAAGGCGGCCGTCGGTGACGTCGGCCGCCCCCCGGTCGCCTGGGCCGTACCCGGGATCCTCTTCTTCGCCGTCTTCGCGATCGTCCCCCTGGCGATCGCCGTCTATCTCTCCTTCACCTCGTGGGACGGGCTCAACTCCCCGACCATGACCGGCCTGGACAACTGGACCCGGCTCTTCCAGGACTCGGAGTTCGGGCAGGCCGCCTGGCTGAGCCTCGTGCTCACCGTGATCAGCTGGGCCTTCCAGACCCCGGTCGCCCTGCTGCTGGGCGTCTGGGCGGCGGGCCGCCAGAAGAACCGCGCCCTGCTGTCGGCCGTCTTCTTCATCCCGCTGCTGCTCTCCACCACCGCCATCGCGATGCTCTTCCACGCCCTGCTCGACCCGAACTTCGGCGTGATCAAGGAGATCGGCCCCTGGATCGGCGTCGATCCCAACGTGATGGGGTCCTCCACCGGGGCGCTGCTGGTCGTGGCGTTCGTCGGCGGCTGGCAGTTCATGCCCTTCCACACGCTGATCTACCAGGGCGGCGCCCGGCAGATCCCCGAAGTCCTCTACCAGGCCGCCTCCATCGACGGTGCCGGCATGGTGCGGCAGTTCTTCCACATCACCCTGCCGCAGCTGCGGCACACGATGACCACCTCGTCGGTCCTGATGATCGTCGGTTCGCTGACCTACTTCGACACCGTGCTCATCATGACCAAGGGCGGACCCGGCACGGACACCACGATCCTCCCGTACCTGATGTACCGGACGGGGTTCCAGACCTACGACCTCGGCTACGCGGCGGCCATCGCCACCGCCCTCGTCGTCGTGGCCACCGCCATCTCGCTGATCATGGTCCGCCTCAGCGGCTTCGGGAACATGCGGTCCACCCGGGAAGGTATGTGACGCCATGTCGATCGACACCCGTCCGGCCGCGCCGCGGCGCCGCTCCGCCCCCGCCGCCCGCCCCGTGAGCCGTCCCGCCCGCCGCCGCAAGCCGCTCGGCAACCCGGTGGCCGGCCTCGGGTCCCTGGTCTGGCTGCTCATCGTCCTGGTACCGCTCTACACGCTGGTGTCCGCCTCGCTGATGCGCCAGGACCAGGCGCTGAACGGCGATCCGCTGGCGGTCCCCACGGACCCGACGTTCGAGAACTACCGCACGGTCCTGGACAGCGGCTTCCTGTCGCTGCTCGGCAACACCGCCCTCGTCGCGGTGGCCACGGTCGCCATCGTGCTGGTGCTGTCCGTGCCGGTGGCCTATGTGGCCGTCCGCACCCGCAGCCGCCTGTCCTCGCTCGCCTTCCGGACCTTCCTGCTCGGCGTGGCCATCCCGGCGCAGGCGGTGATCGTGCCGCTGTACCTGATGATCGGCAAGATGGGCCTGTACGACAGCCTCTGGGCGATCATCCTGCCCACCGCCGCGTTCGCCATGCCGGTCGCCGTCCTGGTCCTCAGCGGCACCATGCGCGACGTCTCCGAGGAGATGTACGAGGCGATGGCCCTCGACGGGGCCTCGCCCTGGCGCATGCTCTGGCAGCTGGCGGTGCCGCTCTCCAAGGCCGGCATCAGCACCGTGGCGATCTTCTCCGCGCTCCAGGCGTGGAACGGCTTCCTGTTCCCGCTGATCCTCACGCAGTCGGAGGAGAACCGCGTACTGACGCTGGGCCTCTTCAACTTCATGACCCAGTTCGGCGTGAACATCCCCGCCGTGCTGGCCGCGATCGTCCTCTCCGTCGTACCGATCTTCGCCGTGTACCTCGTGGCCCGGCGCGCGCTGATCAACGGACTGATGGGGGTGGGCGGCAAATAGCAGACACCTGCCGCCCCGCACCACCGCACTCATGAGAGGAACTCCTGCCGTCATGGCAATCCACCCCGTCCCGCATGCCCGTCAGGCCGAGCCGGCGCCCACCGCCGACGGCCCGTGGCGCGACCCGTCGCTGAGCCCCGAGGAGCGGGTGGCCGACCTGGCGGCCCGGATGACCCTCGAGGAGAAGGCCGCCCAGCTGTACGGCATCTGGGTGGGCGCCGACGCCGAGGGCGACGGAGTCGCGCCCCACCAGAACGACATGGTCGACCCGGTCGACTTCGACGAGATCACCACCCGCGGACTCGGCCAGCTCACCCGGCCGTTCGGGACCGCCCCGGTGGACCCCGGCGTCGGCGCCGTCGCGCTGGCCCGGGCGCAGGCCAGGATCGCCGAGGCGGGCCGGTTCGGCATCCCCGCCCTCGCGCACGAGGAGTGCCTGGCCGGTTTCACCGCCTGGGGCGCCACCGCCTACCCGGTCCCGCTCGCCTGGGGCGCCGCCTGGGACCCGGAACTGGTCGCCGAGATGGCCCACCGGATCGGCGGCGACATGAAGTCCGTCGGCATCCACCAGGGCCTCGCCCCGGTCCTCGACGTGGTCCGCGACCTGCGCTGGGGGCGCGTCGAGGAGACCATCGGCGAGGACCCCTACCTGGTCGCCACCATCGGCACCGCCTACGTCCAGGGCCTGGAGTCCGCGGGGATCGTCGCCACGCTCAAGCACTTCGCCGGCTACTCCGCCTCCGCCGGGGCCCGCAACCTCGCACCGGTCCGGGCGGGCGTCCGCGAGATGGCCGACGTGGTCCTGCCGCCCTTCGAGATGGCCGTCCGCGAGAGCGGCGTCCGGTCGGTGATGCACAGCTACGCCGAGATCGACGGGGTCCCCGTGGCCGCCGACCCGACACTGCTCACCGGGCTCCTCCGGGACACCTGGGGCTTCACCGGCACCGTCGTCGCGGACTACTTCGGCGTCGGCTTCCTGGAGACCCTGCACAAGGTGGCCGCCGACCGCGGCGACGCCGCCCGCCTCGCCCTGACCGCCGGCGTCGACGTGGAGCTGCCCACCGTGCGCGGGTACGGGGACGCGCTCGTCGCCGCCGTCCGCGCGGGCACCGTGGCCGAGGAACTGGTGGACCGGGCCCTGCACCGCGTCCTGCTCCAGAAGTGCGAACTGGGGCTCCTCGACGCGCAGGGCGCGGCCCTGCCCCCCGTCCTGGACGGAGTCGACCCGGAGCGGGCCCGCGGCACCGTGGACCTCGACCCGCCGCGCAACCGCGCCCTGGCGAGGCGGCTGGCCGAGCGCTCCTGCGTCCTGCTGGCCAATCCCCGGGGCGTGCTGCCGCTGGCCGGGACCGGACGGATCGCGGTCGTCGGACCGCGCGCCGACGACCCGCTGGCCATGCTCGGCTGCTACTCCTTCCCCAGCCACGTCGGTGTCTCGTACCCCGACATGCCCATGGGCATCGACATCCCGACCGTGCTGGACTCGCTGCGGGAGGAGATGCCCGGCGCCCGGGTGGACTTCGCGCCCGGCTGCGACGTCGACGGCGCCGACGACTCGCGCATCGCCGAGGCGGTGGAGCTCGCCGCCGGGGCCGATGTGTGCGTCGCCGTGCTCGGCGACCGGGCCGGGCTGTTCGGCCGCGGCACCTCCGGGGAGGGCTGCGACGCGGCCGACCTGACCCTGCCGGGGCTCCAGGGCCGGCTGCTGGACGCGCTGCTGGCGACGGGCACCCCCGTCGTCCTGGTGCTGCTCACGGGACGTACGTACGCGCTCGGCGGGTACGCGGACCGGCTGGCCGGCTGTGTGCAGGCGTTCTTCCCCGGCGAGGAGGGCGGGCCGGCGGTGGCCGGTGTGCTCTCCGGGCGGGTCAACCCCTCCGGACGCCTGCCCATCGGGGTGCCCGACGGACCCGGCGGCCAGCCCTGGACGTACCTCCAGCCGCCGCTCGGCCGGGCGAACGGGGTCAGCAACCTCGACCCGACCCCGCTCTACCCGTTCGGCCACGGGCTCTCCTACACCTCCTTCGCCTGGGAGGCGGGAGCGGACGCGCCGGAGGAGCTGGGGACCGACGCCGGGACGGACCTGGAGGTGACGGTCACCAACACCGGGGACCGCGACGGCACCGAGGTGGTCCAGCTCTACCTCCACGACCCGGTCGCCCAGACCACCCGCCCCGACGTACGGCTCATCGGCTACGCACGCGTCCCGCTGGCGGCCGGCGAGGCCCGCCGGGTCCGTTTCCGCTTCCACGCGGACCTGGCGTCCTTCACCGGGACCGGCGGGCACCGGATCGTCGAACCGGGCGACCTGGAGCTGCGCTTCGCGGCCTCCAGCGGCCCCGAGGACGTCCGGCACACCGTACGGCTGCGCCTCACCGGTCCGGAGCGCACCGTGGACCACCGGCGCACCCTGGTCTGCGCCACCTCGACCGAGCCGGCGGCCGTGGCGGACTGACGGCGGCGGGGCGGCGGCCACCGGTCCGCCGGCGGCCGCCCCACCCGCCCGCCCCGCTCCGGTGAGGAGTCCCGGCTCCTGCGGGGAGTCCCGGCCGCCGTGCCGCCCGGCCCGAAACTTTCGAAGGCAGTCCTGTGGCCCGTGGCCCATGCCCGGGCCCGCGTCAGCACGCCCTTACGGAGAGGTATCTGTCATGTTCAAGGCAACTCGTTCGGCCGCGGTCGGTTCCGCCGCCGCCGTGCTCCTCGTCTCGGCCTTCACCCTCACCAGCGCCTCCGCCGCCACCGGCGGCGCGCCGGGCCACCACGGCAAGCCGGGGCCGCACGCCTCCCAGCAGACGCTCGGCACCCTGGGCAAGAAGGCGGGCCTGCGCATCGGCACGGCCGTGAACATGGACGCCCTGGCCGACGACGCCCCCTACCGGGCCCGGGTCGCCGGGGAGTTCACCTCCGTCACCGCCGAGAACGTCATGAAGTGGGAGGCCGTCGAGCCGCGGCGCGGCACCTACGAC
This DNA window, taken from Streptomyces nitrosporeus, encodes the following:
- a CDS encoding WD40/YVTN/BNR-like repeat-containing protein, with amino-acid sequence MSDVLLTVGTRKGLFVGRRRGGRWEFGDPCFNAQAVYSIGIDTRGRTPRILVGGDSAHWGPSVFRSDDLGATWTEPGQPAVKFPRFTGASLERVWQLHPAGPEAPGVVYAGTEPAALFRSEDGGESFGLVRPLWEHPTRSRWVPGGGGEGLHTVLTDPRDPRAVTVAVSAAGVFRTEDGGEHWRPSNKGVSAVFLPGPAPEFGQCVHKVARDAADPDRLYLQNHWGVFRSDDAGDTWKDIGAGLPSDFGFAAAAHPHRADTLYVFPVNADTDRVPAGRRCRVFRTTDAGETWEPLTRGLPDGDHYGTVLRDALCTDDADPAGVYFGNRNGEVYAGTDDGDSWRQILSHLPDVLCVRAAQV
- a CDS encoding carbohydrate ABC transporter permease, whose amino-acid sequence is MSIDTRPAAPRRRSAPAARPVSRPARRRKPLGNPVAGLGSLVWLLIVLVPLYTLVSASLMRQDQALNGDPLAVPTDPTFENYRTVLDSGFLSLLGNTALVAVATVAIVLVLSVPVAYVAVRTRSRLSSLAFRTFLLGVAIPAQAVIVPLYLMIGKMGLYDSLWAIILPTAAFAMPVAVLVLSGTMRDVSEEMYEAMALDGASPWRMLWQLAVPLSKAGISTVAIFSALQAWNGFLFPLILTQSEENRVLTLGLFNFMTQFGVNIPAVLAAIVLSVVPIFAVYLVARRALINGLMGVGGK
- a CDS encoding LacI family DNA-binding transcriptional regulator, whose translation is MSPAKVQPQQEKASADPSSESTATLAEIARAAGVSAPTVSKVLNGRADVAPGTRTKVEELLLRHGYRRRRGASQQSQLIDLVFHELDSAWAMEVVRGVENVAREEGLSLVLSESAGRLTPGQTWVDGVLARRPAGVILVLSDLDAAQRAQLNSRSIPFVVVDPAGDPGDDIPSVGAANWQGGLAATRHLTGLGHRRIGVIGGPARMMCSRARLDGYRAALETSGLPMDPALVREGEFNHEDGYSAALDLLRLPEPPTAIFAGNDLQALGVYEAARELGLRIPEDLSVIGFDDLPVTRWVGPPLTTVRQPLIEMAETAARLVLDLGRGRRPATTRVDLATSLVERSSTAPPSR
- a CDS encoding glycoside hydrolase family 3 N-terminal domain-containing protein, producing the protein MAIHPVPHARQAEPAPTADGPWRDPSLSPEERVADLAARMTLEEKAAQLYGIWVGADAEGDGVAPHQNDMVDPVDFDEITTRGLGQLTRPFGTAPVDPGVGAVALARAQARIAEAGRFGIPALAHEECLAGFTAWGATAYPVPLAWGAAWDPELVAEMAHRIGGDMKSVGIHQGLAPVLDVVRDLRWGRVEETIGEDPYLVATIGTAYVQGLESAGIVATLKHFAGYSASAGARNLAPVRAGVREMADVVLPPFEMAVRESGVRSVMHSYAEIDGVPVAADPTLLTGLLRDTWGFTGTVVADYFGVGFLETLHKVAADRGDAARLALTAGVDVELPTVRGYGDALVAAVRAGTVAEELVDRALHRVLLQKCELGLLDAQGAALPPVLDGVDPERARGTVDLDPPRNRALARRLAERSCVLLANPRGVLPLAGTGRIAVVGPRADDPLAMLGCYSFPSHVGVSYPDMPMGIDIPTVLDSLREEMPGARVDFAPGCDVDGADDSRIAEAVELAAGADVCVAVLGDRAGLFGRGTSGEGCDAADLTLPGLQGRLLDALLATGTPVVLVLLTGRTYALGGYADRLAGCVQAFFPGEEGGPAVAGVLSGRVNPSGRLPIGVPDGPGGQPWTYLQPPLGRANGVSNLDPTPLYPFGHGLSYTSFAWEAGADAPEELGTDAGTDLEVTVTNTGDRDGTEVVQLYLHDPVAQTTRPDVRLIGYARVPLAAGEARRVRFRFHADLASFTGTGGHRIVEPGDLELRFAASSGPEDVRHTVRLRLTGPERTVDHRRTLVCATSTEPAAVAD
- a CDS encoding uracil-DNA glycosylase, yielding MAARPLNELVEPGWAEALRPVAGQIAAMGDFLRAEIAAGRTYLPAGANVLRAFQQPFDDVRVLIVGQDPYPTPGMAIGLSFAVAPDVQRLPGSLENIFRELHGDLGLPRPSNGDLTPWTRQGVLLLNRALTTAPRKPGAHRGKGWEEVTEQAIRALVARGKPLVSVLWGRDARNLRPLLGDLPAVESAHPSPMSADRGFFGSRPFSRTNDHLARAGAQPVDWALP
- a CDS encoding carbohydrate ABC transporter permease, coding for MSHHAPVAKSHGGGKAAVGDVGRPPVAWAVPGILFFAVFAIVPLAIAVYLSFTSWDGLNSPTMTGLDNWTRLFQDSEFGQAAWLSLVLTVISWAFQTPVALLLGVWAAGRQKNRALLSAVFFIPLLLSTTAIAMLFHALLDPNFGVIKEIGPWIGVDPNVMGSSTGALLVVAFVGGWQFMPFHTLIYQGGARQIPEVLYQAASIDGAGMVRQFFHITLPQLRHTMTTSSVLMIVGSLTYFDTVLIMTKGGPGTDTTILPYLMYRTGFQTYDLGYAAAIATALVVVATAISLIMVRLSGFGNMRSTREGM
- a CDS encoding extracellular solute-binding protein: MAMAGMLAGCGSGDSGSDGGTITAYVYGDDAVKVQQAAVDSFNKTSKVKVKLVSVPGTDYVNKLRSAMGSPNAPDVFFNWGGGSIKPYVDAGQLVDLTGTVKKDATLKEGFLPSIMEAGSLDGKIYGVPMRGMQPVMLFYNKALFEKHGVEAPKTWEDLQKAITTFKDAGITPFALGGSDKWPELMWMEYLLDRIGGPEVFRKIQNGDTEGWGDPAVLKTAQTVKELIDDGAFGKNFNSVDYGNGGAPTLLNKGKAAMHLMGSWEYSTQLGKAPEFAKKDLGWTAFPTVAGGTGDPANVVGNPTNYWSVNARSDHKEEAIEFLKTMASETYAKALVDNGDIPTTSNAASMLSSSPNPQFAQDQYSLVQKAPSFTLSWDQALEAQYATPLLTEISKLFAGKTTPEQFVEAMKAAK